The following are encoded in a window of Bos indicus isolate NIAB-ARS_2022 breed Sahiwal x Tharparkar chromosome 21, NIAB-ARS_B.indTharparkar_mat_pri_1.0, whole genome shotgun sequence genomic DNA:
- the LOC109575684 gene encoding dynein light chain 1, cytoplasmic-like, producing MCDRKAVIKNADISEEMQQDSVECATQALEKYNIEKDIAAHIKKEFDKKYNPTWHCIVGRNFGSYVTHETKHFIYFYLGQVAILLFKSG from the coding sequence ATGTGTGACCGAAAGGCCGTAATCAAGAATGCCGATATATCGGAGGAGATGCAACAGGACTCGGTGGAGTGTGCTACTCAGGCATTGGAAAAGTATAATATAGAGAAGGACATTGCGGCCCATATCAAGAAGGAGTTTGACAAGAAGTACAACCCCACCTGGCACTGCATCGTGGGGAGGAACTTCGGTAGTTATGTGACACATGAAACCAAACACTTCATCTACTTCTACCTGGGCCAAGTGGCCATTCTCCTGTTCAAATCTGGTTAA